From the genome of Variovorax sp. RA8, one region includes:
- the pilV gene encoding type IV pilus modification protein PilV: MPLMKRIPHSPVRAQRGVAMIEVLVSILLFSLGILGLIGLQTRAMNFSVDAADRNRAALLANEIASTMWLNNSITVDTSAGTAWATRIADVSKDGLPGATATVAPVTTLVNTADITIEWAPPQRNAADKSRLTTRVTLPPPP; this comes from the coding sequence ATGCCCCTGATGAAGCGCATTCCTCATTCTCCCGTGCGCGCCCAGCGTGGCGTTGCCATGATCGAGGTGCTGGTGTCCATCCTGCTCTTCTCCCTGGGCATCCTTGGCCTGATCGGCTTGCAGACGCGCGCCATGAACTTCTCGGTCGATGCTGCTGACCGCAACCGCGCTGCCTTGCTGGCCAACGAGATCGCCAGCACGATGTGGCTGAACAACTCGATCACCGTGGACACGAGCGCCGGGACCGCATGGGCCACGCGCATTGCAGATGTGTCCAAGGATGGATTGCCGGGCGCCACCGCGACCGTCGCACCTGTCACGACGCTGGTCAATACAGCAGACATCACGATCGAGTGGGCGCCCCCTCAGCGCAACGCGGCCGACAAAAGCCGGCTCACAACTCGCGTCACCCTTCCGCCGCCGCCATGA
- a CDS encoding GspH/FimT family pseudopilin, producing MEQLLERLGDEEGTDVLMRRPGHVAGFTLIELMVTIVLLAILLALGFPSMTTWIRNSKIRTVADSLQNGLRLAQAEALRRSRQTVFSLTNSTSPATSLTAVANGRNWSINTVQLLTDETPQFVEAGVLSSVGNDVQITGPVSICFNSLGRLVANATPGPTGANCAAAAASYNITLTGADRPLRVLVSLGGQVRMCDPARNVSTSPDGCP from the coding sequence GTGGAACAGCTGCTCGAACGACTGGGTGACGAAGAAGGGACAGACGTGCTGATGCGCAGGCCTGGGCATGTTGCCGGCTTCACCCTTATCGAGTTGATGGTGACCATTGTGCTGCTCGCCATCCTCCTGGCGCTCGGCTTTCCGTCGATGACGACATGGATCCGCAACTCCAAGATTCGAACCGTCGCCGACTCGCTGCAGAATGGCCTGCGGCTCGCTCAGGCCGAAGCGCTTCGCCGCAGCCGCCAGACTGTCTTTTCGCTGACCAACAGCACATCGCCCGCAACCAGCCTCACTGCAGTGGCCAACGGCCGGAACTGGTCAATCAACACTGTTCAACTGCTTACTGACGAAACCCCTCAGTTCGTCGAAGCCGGTGTTTTGAGTAGTGTCGGCAACGATGTGCAAATCACCGGCCCGGTGTCCATCTGCTTCAACTCGCTCGGTCGACTCGTTGCCAACGCCACTCCTGGCCCGACCGGCGCCAACTGCGCGGCTGCTGCTGCGAGCTACAACATCACGTTGACCGGTGCCGACCGGCCGCTGCGTGTGTTGGTCTCGCTGGGCGGCCAGGTGCGCATGTGCGACCCCGCCAGGAACGTTTCAACTTCACCCGACGGATGCCCCTGA
- a CDS encoding type IV pilin protein: MLEGVTTVPDALQSRCSSRGFTLIEVMITVAIVAILAAIALPSYRDYVLRGHLVDAHNGLAAMRANMERFYQDNRTYNSVGTTFISPCLVDVNLRKVGTFTLSCDGTPTATAFVLQAVGSGTTNGFTFKVDQQNQRSTTVTGVPGWNSCSNDWVTKKGQTC; encoded by the coding sequence GTGCTCGAAGGGGTCACCACAGTGCCAGACGCTCTCCAGTCTCGTTGCTCGTCGAGGGGATTCACGCTGATCGAGGTCATGATCACGGTGGCGATCGTGGCCATCCTGGCGGCGATCGCACTTCCGAGCTACCGCGACTACGTGCTGCGCGGCCACCTCGTGGATGCGCACAACGGGCTCGCCGCCATGCGGGCCAACATGGAACGCTTCTATCAGGACAACCGGACCTACAACTCGGTGGGTACGACGTTCATTTCCCCTTGCCTCGTGGATGTGAATCTGCGCAAGGTCGGAACCTTCACGCTTTCCTGCGACGGCACGCCCACTGCGACCGCCTTTGTCCTGCAGGCCGTCGGAAGCGGAACGACCAACGGCTTCACCTTCAAGGTGGACCAGCAGAACCAGCGATCCACCACGGTGACTGGCGTCCCCGGGTGGAACAGCTGCTCGAACGACTGGGTGACGAAGAAGGGACAGACGTGCTGA
- a CDS encoding PglL family O-oligosaccharyltransferase, translating to MTTSAVCAGPPASLIVGPVAASAALIALPFLFPFASGPSANVWQQLATWTCAALLLLAQPAAVPERGVLVWLAVIAGAVLLGRVAGSILDLYAAAALAVVAWTACVGAGLARAPVSRQAALACGLLAAGLLSAVLGLLQYYGLAAPLVPWTTAPDLGQAYGNLRQRNQFATLISMALIAALWLHGNGGRRARLALVPVSALLLLALAASTSRTGLLQLLLISGISAWLAWRERHRLQGQGGPTGARLPPPWALLALIPAYFAAAWLLPLFAGSGVEGMMHRLREGAPAAHSRLVLWGNVLELIAQHPWTGWGWGELSFAHYTTLYEGPRFVEILDNAHNLPLHLAVELGIPAAVLICGGFGWLVLGARPWRETDPARLMAWGLLGVIVLHSLLEYPLWYGPFQLVFGLCLGFLWPASPKKTATAAQGRPFFALSLAAALALMTVVAYAAWDYTRVSQLYLAREERLPVWREDTLAQVQDSWLFANQVKFAELALMPVTRANAAEVHALAQRLVHFSPEPRVIVKLVDSAVLLGREAEAFEQAKRFRIAFPGEYARWLAKEPMEDPSE from the coding sequence ATGACGACCTCCGCAGTTTGTGCCGGTCCGCCTGCATCGTTGATCGTCGGCCCCGTCGCGGCCTCGGCGGCGTTGATCGCGCTGCCCTTTCTCTTCCCCTTCGCGTCCGGCCCCTCGGCGAATGTCTGGCAGCAGTTGGCCACATGGACCTGTGCGGCGCTGCTGCTGCTTGCCCAGCCTGCGGCGGTGCCGGAGCGCGGCGTCCTTGTGTGGCTGGCGGTGATCGCCGGGGCGGTCCTGCTGGGACGGGTGGCCGGCTCGATCCTTGATCTCTACGCGGCAGCGGCCCTGGCCGTCGTCGCATGGACGGCCTGCGTGGGCGCCGGCCTGGCTCGCGCTCCGGTCTCGCGACAGGCAGCGCTGGCTTGCGGCCTGCTCGCCGCCGGTCTCCTCAGTGCGGTGCTCGGCCTCCTCCAGTACTACGGCCTCGCCGCCCCGCTCGTCCCCTGGACCACCGCCCCCGACCTCGGCCAGGCCTACGGCAACCTCCGCCAGCGCAACCAGTTCGCCACGCTGATCAGCATGGCCCTCATCGCGGCGCTCTGGCTGCATGGCAACGGAGGGCGGCGAGCGCGCCTTGCACTGGTCCCCGTGTCGGCTTTGCTGCTTCTCGCGCTCGCCGCCTCGACCTCGCGGACCGGGTTGCTCCAGCTGCTGCTGATCAGCGGCATCTCCGCGTGGCTCGCCTGGCGTGAAAGACATCGCCTTCAAGGCCAGGGTGGCCCCACGGGGGCGCGCCTGCCGCCTCCCTGGGCGCTGCTCGCGCTGATCCCCGCCTACTTCGCGGCCGCATGGCTGCTGCCGCTGTTCGCAGGCTCAGGCGTCGAAGGCATGATGCATCGCCTGCGAGAAGGCGCGCCCGCCGCCCATAGCCGGCTCGTGCTCTGGGGCAACGTGCTCGAGCTGATCGCCCAGCACCCCTGGACGGGCTGGGGCTGGGGCGAACTGAGCTTCGCCCACTACACCACGCTCTATGAAGGACCGCGCTTCGTCGAGATCCTGGACAACGCGCACAACCTGCCCCTGCACCTGGCAGTCGAGCTGGGCATCCCGGCGGCGGTCCTGATCTGCGGCGGCTTCGGCTGGCTGGTGCTGGGCGCGCGGCCGTGGCGCGAGACCGATCCTGCGAGGCTGATGGCGTGGGGCCTGCTGGGCGTGATCGTGCTTCACAGCCTGCTCGAATATCCGCTGTGGTACGGCCCGTTCCAGCTCGTCTTCGGTCTGTGCCTGGGCTTTCTGTGGCCTGCATCGCCGAAGAAGACTGCCACCGCAGCGCAAGGGCGGCCGTTCTTCGCGCTCTCGCTGGCCGCAGCCCTTGCGCTGATGACGGTCGTCGCCTATGCCGCCTGGGACTACACCCGCGTCAGCCAGCTCTATCTCGCCCGTGAAGAGCGCCTGCCGGTCTGGCGGGAGGACACGCTGGCCCAGGTGCAGGACTCCTGGCTCTTCGCCAACCAGGTGAAGTTCGCCGAGCTCGCGCTGATGCCGGTCACCCGAGCCAACGCAGCCGAGGTGCATGCACTGGCGCAGCGCCTTGTCCATTTCTCACCGGAGCCGCGCGTGATCGTCAAGCTCGTCGACAGCGCCGTGCTGCTGGGCCGCGAGGCAGAGGCCTTCGAACAGGCGAAGCGCTTCAGGATCGCCTTTCCCGGCGAGTACGCGCGCTGGCTCGCCAAGGAGCCGATGGAAGATCCGTCGGAGTAG
- the moaC gene encoding cyclic pyranopterin monophosphate synthase MoaC: MSSLTHFDAQGQAHMVDVAAKPATHRIAVATGRIEMQAATLALIESGTAKKGDVLGIARIAGIQAAKKTSDLIPLCHPLPLTRVAVAFAMAEGGTPQVACTATVETVGPTGVEMEALTAVQVALLTIYDMCKAVDRGMTINGVRLLEKHGGKSGSYMASPPAKG; encoded by the coding sequence ATGAGCTCTCTCACCCATTTCGATGCCCAGGGTCAGGCCCACATGGTGGACGTCGCTGCCAAGCCGGCCACCCACCGGATCGCCGTTGCCACCGGCCGTATCGAGATGCAAGCGGCAACGCTGGCGCTCATCGAATCGGGCACTGCGAAGAAGGGCGACGTGCTGGGCATTGCGCGCATCGCGGGCATCCAGGCGGCCAAGAAGACCAGCGATCTCATCCCCTTGTGCCATCCACTGCCGCTGACGCGGGTCGCGGTGGCGTTCGCCATGGCCGAGGGCGGCACGCCGCAGGTGGCGTGCACCGCGACCGTCGAGACCGTCGGGCCCACCGGCGTCGAGATGGAAGCCCTGACGGCCGTACAGGTCGCGCTGCTGACCATCTACGACATGTGCAAGGCGGTGGACCGCGGGATGACCATCAACGGCGTGCGCCTGCTTGAAAAGCACGGGGGCAAGTCGGGCAGCTACATGGCGTCGCCGCCCGCGAAGGGCTGA
- a CDS encoding M48 family metalloprotease — MLRRNPSTPATCKPKRLLRTLCAFLLIACQLAMPPLAQAQLLPGMGDGEMTASAERRLGDQIARELYRDPDYIDDPVLVEYVEDIWQRLLAAARLRGELTPELDERFAWTVMLGRDRSINAFALPGGYLGLHLGLISVTGSRDELATVLGHELSHVTQRHISRIMAKQSRQMPLLLAGMILGMIAAGKSRNADAGQAVLMGSQAAFAQSQLSFSRDMEREADRIGFGVMTQAGYAPQGAAAMFEKLQYAARLNDNGSYPYLRSHPLNSERIADMQGRYQFRPGSGLAMPLAMDHAMIAARARVLVRPGVDVLRLWIDAAGSGEFARSSPAQQAGTLYAAALASNELRDYKSARALVERLRTRAGEDARATRLARLLSAEIELAADGAAKAATLLDPQAKDRPEMLLAAQAASATRQPAPMVAPLRDWVASHPRDATAWRMLGRLYGAQNDTLRAIRADAEANVAVLDYPGARDRFKAAQELIHNGGGPIDHYEASIVDTRARAIEVLVREQAAEPPLK; from the coding sequence ATGCTGCGCCGGAACCCTTCCACCCCTGCGACTTGCAAGCCGAAGCGCCTGCTGCGGACGCTCTGCGCCTTCCTCCTGATCGCGTGCCAGCTCGCGATGCCGCCGCTGGCGCAGGCCCAGCTGCTGCCCGGCATGGGCGACGGCGAGATGACGGCCAGCGCCGAGCGCCGGCTGGGCGACCAGATCGCGCGCGAGCTGTACCGCGACCCCGACTACATCGACGACCCGGTGCTGGTCGAGTATGTGGAGGACATCTGGCAGCGGCTGCTGGCGGCGGCGCGCCTGCGCGGGGAGCTCACGCCCGAGCTGGACGAGCGCTTTGCCTGGACCGTGATGCTGGGCCGCGACCGCAGCATCAATGCCTTCGCGCTGCCGGGCGGCTATCTGGGCCTGCACCTCGGCCTGATCTCGGTGACCGGCAGCCGCGACGAGCTCGCCACCGTGCTCGGCCACGAGCTCTCGCACGTCACGCAGCGTCACATCTCGCGCATCATGGCCAAGCAGAGCCGGCAGATGCCGCTACTGCTCGCCGGCATGATCCTGGGGATGATCGCCGCCGGCAAGAGCCGCAATGCCGATGCGGGCCAGGCGGTGCTGATGGGCAGCCAGGCCGCCTTCGCGCAGAGCCAGCTGAGCTTCTCGCGCGACATGGAGCGGGAGGCCGACCGCATCGGCTTCGGCGTCATGACCCAGGCAGGCTATGCGCCGCAGGGCGCGGCCGCGATGTTCGAGAAGCTGCAGTACGCGGCGCGCCTCAATGACAACGGCTCCTATCCGTACCTGCGCAGCCACCCGCTCAACAGCGAGCGGATCGCAGACATGCAGGGCCGCTACCAGTTCCGGCCCGGCAGCGGCCTCGCCATGCCGCTGGCGATGGACCACGCGATGATCGCCGCGCGCGCCCGCGTGCTGGTGCGCCCCGGCGTGGACGTGCTGCGGCTGTGGATCGACGCAGCCGGCAGCGGCGAATTCGCGCGCAGCTCGCCGGCGCAGCAGGCCGGCACGCTCTACGCGGCGGCGCTTGCGTCCAACGAGCTGCGCGACTACAAGTCGGCCCGCGCCCTGGTAGAGCGGCTGCGCACCCGTGCGGGGGAAGACGCGCGCGCAACGCGGTTGGCGCGCCTGCTTTCGGCCGAGATCGAGCTGGCAGCCGACGGCGCGGCGAAGGCGGCCACGCTGCTCGACCCGCAGGCGAAGGACCGGCCCGAGATGCTGCTCGCCGCGCAGGCTGCCTCGGCCACCCGCCAGCCGGCGCCGATGGTGGCCCCGCTGCGCGACTGGGTGGCATCGCATCCGCGCGATGCGACGGCCTGGCGCATGCTGGGCCGCCTCTATGGCGCGCAGAACGACACGCTTCGGGCGATCCGCGCCGATGCGGAGGCCAACGTGGCAGTGCTCGACTACCCGGGCGCGCGCGACCGCTTCAAGGCGGCGCAGGAGCTCATCCACAACGGCGGCGGGCCCATCGACCACTACGAGGCCTCGATCGTCGACACCCGCGCGCGGGCGATCGAGGTGCTGGTCAGGGAGCAGGCAGCGGAGCCGCCGCTCAAATAG
- a CDS encoding phage holin family protein, whose product MRLVIKWLLSALALLAVTYVYSGVQVSSFTSALIAAAVIGLLNMVVRPVLVVLTLPVTIVTLGLFLFVINALLFWAASGLLPGFHVNGFVAALIGSLIYSLLGLVIEAALGGLFARG is encoded by the coding sequence ATGCGCCTCGTCATCAAGTGGCTGCTGAGCGCTCTCGCGCTGCTGGCAGTGACCTACGTCTACAGCGGCGTGCAGGTGTCGAGCTTCACCTCGGCACTCATTGCCGCGGCCGTGATCGGCCTGCTCAACATGGTGGTGCGGCCGGTGCTGGTGGTCCTGACGCTGCCGGTCACCATCGTCACGCTGGGCCTCTTCCTCTTCGTGATCAATGCCCTGCTGTTCTGGGCCGCCTCGGGGCTGCTGCCGGGCTTCCACGTGAACGGCTTCGTGGCGGCGCTGATCGGCTCGCTGATCTATTCGCTGCTGGGCCTGGTCATCGAGGCCGCGCTGGGCGGCCTGTTCGCCAGGGGCTGA
- a CDS encoding TerC family protein: MEQFLTPEFWVAVGQIIMIDILLGGDNAVVIALACRKLPPAQRTKGILWGTAGAIVLRVILIFFALTLLAIPFLKLAGALLLVWIGVKLLAPEHDDAHGNIAASDKLWAAVKTVIVADLVMSVDNVIAIAGAAQGAGSDHQMPLVIFGLLVSIPIIVWGSQLVIKLMDRFPIIITLGGMLLGWIAGTMAVSDPAVVNPAAWAWVPKVPQTDMVRYIAGIGGALLVLLIGKWVAMRRPKPQDTATA; encoded by the coding sequence ATGGAACAGTTCCTGACCCCCGAATTCTGGGTCGCCGTCGGTCAGATCATCATGATCGACATCCTTCTCGGCGGCGACAACGCCGTCGTCATCGCGCTGGCCTGCCGCAAGCTGCCCCCCGCGCAACGCACCAAGGGCATCCTTTGGGGCACGGCGGGTGCGATCGTGCTTCGCGTGATCCTGATCTTCTTCGCGCTTACCCTGCTGGCCATTCCGTTCCTGAAGCTGGCTGGCGCGCTGCTGCTGGTGTGGATCGGCGTCAAGCTGCTTGCTCCGGAGCATGACGATGCGCACGGCAACATCGCCGCCAGCGACAAGCTGTGGGCCGCCGTCAAGACGGTGATCGTGGCCGACCTGGTGATGAGCGTGGACAACGTGATCGCGATTGCGGGCGCTGCCCAGGGCGCGGGCTCGGACCACCAGATGCCGCTGGTGATCTTCGGCCTGCTGGTGAGCATTCCGATCATCGTCTGGGGCAGCCAGCTGGTCATCAAGTTGATGGACCGCTTCCCCATCATCATCACGCTGGGTGGCATGCTGCTGGGCTGGATCGCCGGCACGATGGCTGTGTCGGACCCCGCGGTCGTCAACCCCGCCGCCTGGGCCTGGGTGCCGAAGGTGCCGCAGACCGACATGGTGCGCTACATTGCCGGTATCGGCGGCGCGCTGCTGGTGCTCTTGATCGGCAAGTGGGTGGCGATGCGCCGGCCGAAGCCGCAGGACACCGCCACCGCGTGA
- a CDS encoding DUF3717 domain-containing protein: MAAIHITDIEAAINYWREKKPSPDGITLAPELRALAEVYALMVFHHEDEAAEVGFPPKAWDAWLAWYQTTPDTPCIAICSTSQGDDECKGCGRSFDEVQHWPSMTPGEKRATWRRITMQDKAWRFNRYAERAREAEPAWPDDEPAPGELVELPR; encoded by the coding sequence ATGGCCGCCATCCACATCACAGACATCGAGGCCGCCATCAATTACTGGCGCGAGAAAAAGCCCTCGCCCGATGGCATCACCCTCGCACCCGAACTGCGCGCGCTGGCGGAGGTCTACGCGCTGATGGTGTTCCATCACGAGGACGAGGCCGCCGAGGTCGGCTTCCCGCCCAAGGCCTGGGACGCCTGGCTCGCCTGGTACCAGACGACACCGGACACCCCCTGCATCGCCATCTGCTCCACCAGCCAGGGCGACGACGAATGCAAGGGCTGTGGCCGCAGCTTCGACGAGGTGCAGCATTGGCCCTCGATGACGCCCGGCGAGAAGCGAGCCACCTGGCGCCGCATCACGATGCAGGACAAGGCCTGGCGCTTCAACCGCTATGCCGAGCGGGCGCGCGAGGCCGAGCCTGCCTGGCCCGACGACGAGCCCGCGCCCGGCGAGCTCGTCGAGCTGCCGCGCTGA
- a CDS encoding putative signal transducing protein: protein MRRLAQAPNLAIATLWADALREEGVAASVQREYLGAAAGQLPPDQCLPEIWIEDEAQFERAKQLLHALQHRPQRRWQCGCGELVEGGFEQCWRCGAMMPGEA from the coding sequence ATGCGCCGCCTCGCGCAAGCCCCCAACCTGGCGATCGCCACCCTCTGGGCCGATGCCTTGCGGGAGGAGGGCGTCGCGGCCTCCGTGCAGCGCGAATACCTCGGCGCGGCCGCCGGCCAGCTGCCGCCCGACCAATGCCTGCCGGAGATCTGGATCGAGGACGAGGCCCAGTTCGAGCGCGCCAAGCAGCTGCTGCACGCGCTGCAGCACCGGCCCCAGCGGCGCTGGCAGTGTGGTTGCGGCGAGCTGGTGGAAGGCGGCTTCGAGCAGTGCTGGCGCTGCGGCGCGATGATGCCTGGCGAAGCCTGA
- a CDS encoding YaeQ family protein: MALKSTIFKATLAVADIDHGYYADHALTLARHPSETDERMMIRLVALALNAHKLQDVCQGDGTLAFGAGLSNPDEPDVWLRDFTGAVRLWIEVGQPEDKPIIKACGKADETIVYAFHHAAEVWWRGIENKLTRPQNLAVYRVPTAASQALAALAQRSMQLQATVQEGTLMLGDGTHNVDIEPVRWK; encoded by the coding sequence ATGGCGCTCAAATCCACCATCTTCAAGGCCACCCTCGCGGTGGCCGACATCGACCACGGCTACTACGCCGACCACGCGCTCACGCTGGCGCGCCATCCCAGCGAGACCGACGAGCGGATGATGATCCGGCTGGTGGCGCTGGCTCTCAATGCGCACAAGCTGCAGGACGTCTGCCAGGGCGACGGCACGCTGGCCTTCGGCGCGGGCCTTTCGAACCCGGACGAGCCTGATGTCTGGCTGCGCGACTTCACCGGCGCGGTGCGGCTGTGGATCGAGGTCGGCCAGCCGGAGGACAAGCCGATCATCAAGGCCTGCGGGAAGGCGGACGAGACGATCGTCTATGCCTTCCACCATGCGGCCGAGGTCTGGTGGCGCGGCATCGAGAACAAGCTCACGCGGCCGCAGAACCTGGCGGTGTACCGCGTGCCGACGGCAGCTTCGCAGGCACTGGCCGCGCTGGCGCAGCGATCGATGCAATTGCAGGCGACGGTCCAGGAAGGCACGCTGATGCTGGGCGATGGCACGCACAACGTGGACATCGAGCCGGTGCGCTGGAAGTAG
- the purB gene encoding adenylosuccinate lyase codes for MSFSTVSALSPLDGRYAAKLSALRPLMSEQGYMHRRVQVEVAWFIALSDCGFPEFKPLTGGARKYLLGLVNNFSEADAIAIKQIEKTTNHDVKAVEYWIKSKFEARPELQAASEFVHFACTSEDINNTSHALQIQAAREKVVLPAIDGLIATLREMAGRFAEVPMLSRTHGQTASPTTVGKEIANVAVRLAKARERIAGVALLGKMNGAVGNYNAHMAAWPEFDWEAFSRKVVETPAPLGLGLSFQPYSIQIEPHDYMAELFDAVARVNTILIDFARDVWGYVGLGYFKQRLKEGEIGSSTMPHKVNPIDFENAEGNLGLANALLRHLSDKLPISRWQRDLTDSTVLRNIGVAFGYAVLAYASLATGLGKLELNEEALAEDLEASWEVLAEPIQTVMRRFGVQGAYEQLKEVTRGKTVTAEALHELIRSLEIPEEEKERLLAMTPASYTGKAVELARRAQTP; via the coding sequence ATGAGCTTTTCCACCGTCTCCGCCCTTTCCCCCCTCGACGGCCGCTACGCGGCCAAGCTCTCGGCCCTGCGGCCGCTGATGAGCGAGCAGGGCTACATGCATCGGCGGGTTCAGGTCGAAGTGGCGTGGTTCATCGCGCTGTCGGACTGCGGCTTCCCCGAATTCAAGCCGCTCACCGGCGGCGCGCGCAAGTACCTGCTGGGCCTGGTCAACAATTTCTCCGAGGCCGACGCCATCGCGATCAAGCAGATCGAGAAGACCACCAACCATGACGTCAAGGCGGTCGAGTACTGGATCAAGTCCAAGTTCGAGGCGCGCCCGGAGCTGCAGGCGGCCTCGGAGTTCGTGCACTTCGCCTGCACCAGCGAGGACATCAACAACACCAGCCATGCGCTGCAGATCCAGGCGGCGCGCGAGAAAGTGGTGCTGCCTGCCATCGACGGCCTGATCGCCACCCTGCGCGAGATGGCGGGCCGCTTCGCCGAGGTGCCGATGCTGTCGCGCACGCACGGCCAGACCGCCAGCCCGACCACCGTCGGCAAGGAGATCGCGAACGTCGCCGTGCGGCTGGCCAAGGCACGCGAGCGCATCGCCGGCGTCGCGCTGCTGGGCAAGATGAACGGCGCGGTGGGCAACTACAACGCCCACATGGCGGCTTGGCCCGAGTTCGACTGGGAGGCCTTCAGCCGCAAGGTGGTCGAGACGCCGGCGCCGCTGGGCCTGGGCCTCAGCTTCCAGCCGTACAGCATCCAGATCGAGCCGCACGACTACATGGCGGAGCTCTTCGATGCCGTGGCGCGGGTCAACACCATCCTGATCGACTTCGCGCGCGACGTCTGGGGCTACGTGGGCCTGGGCTATTTCAAGCAGCGGCTCAAGGAGGGCGAGATCGGCTCCTCGACCATGCCGCACAAGGTCAACCCGATCGATTTCGAGAACGCCGAAGGCAACCTGGGGCTGGCCAACGCCCTGCTTCGCCACCTGAGCGACAAGCTGCCGATCAGCCGCTGGCAGCGCGACCTGACCGACAGCACCGTGTTGCGCAACATCGGCGTGGCTTTCGGCTATGCAGTGCTGGCCTATGCGAGCCTGGCCACCGGCCTCGGCAAGCTGGAGCTCAACGAGGAGGCGCTCGCCGAGGATCTCGAGGCCTCCTGGGAAGTGCTGGCCGAGCCGATCCAGACCGTGATGCGGCGTTTCGGCGTGCAGGGCGCGTACGAGCAGCTCAAGGAGGTCACCCGCGGCAAGACGGTGACGGCCGAAGCGCTGCACGAGCTGATCCGCTCGCTCGAGATCCCCGAAGAGGAAAAGGAACGGCTGCTGGCCATGACGCCAGCCAGCTACACCGGCAAGGCGGTCGAACTCGCGCGGCGGGCGCAGACGCCCTGA
- a CDS encoding M48 family metallopeptidase translates to MNALEVRFFDGRSSRPQAARLHVQGDVLTISPAPGETFASFSVPLARLRWPERTRHGGRLLQLPQGASVQALDVAAWDAWAAQLGRSESWVVRAQQNWRGVALALALLLAATAALYQWGLPWVARGVTAAVPAGVDTTIGAEVLESIDQSLLAPSALAPEEQERIRRTFARMVQAAHPEGAPAWKLEFRRARDPRLGPNALALPGGTIVLTDELVQLMPGDPDAVLGVLGHEFGHVRLRHAMRQLVQASAIGFAVSAAFGDYGTLIGSAPVLLATLGYSRDAEREADAEAVRLMRAAGISPRVMIGFFEAVERWRAGQKRAGLDDDVIGLAFSSHPATAERIAFFREAAAN, encoded by the coding sequence ATGAACGCCCTCGAGGTCCGTTTCTTCGACGGCCGCAGCAGCCGGCCGCAGGCGGCGCGCCTGCACGTGCAGGGCGATGTGCTGACCATCTCGCCGGCGCCCGGCGAAACCTTTGCATCGTTCAGCGTGCCGCTGGCGCGGCTGCGCTGGCCCGAGCGCACCCGTCACGGCGGCCGGCTCCTGCAGCTGCCGCAGGGTGCCAGCGTCCAGGCGCTCGACGTCGCGGCTTGGGATGCATGGGCCGCGCAGCTCGGCCGCAGCGAGAGCTGGGTGGTCCGCGCCCAGCAGAACTGGCGCGGCGTGGCGCTGGCCTTGGCGTTGCTGCTGGCCGCCACCGCGGCGCTGTACCAGTGGGGCCTGCCCTGGGTCGCGCGCGGCGTGACGGCGGCGGTGCCGGCCGGCGTGGACACGACCATTGGCGCCGAGGTGCTCGAATCCATCGACCAGTCGCTGCTGGCGCCCAGCGCGCTGGCGCCGGAGGAACAGGAGCGCATTCGCCGCACCTTCGCGCGGATGGTGCAGGCAGCGCATCCGGAGGGCGCGCCGGCCTGGAAGCTGGAGTTCCGGCGCGCCCGCGACCCACGGCTGGGCCCCAACGCGCTGGCGCTGCCGGGCGGCACCATCGTCCTGACCGACGAGCTGGTTCAGCTGATGCCCGGCGACCCGGATGCAGTGCTCGGCGTGCTGGGCCACGAGTTCGGCCATGTGCGGCTGCGGCATGCGATGCGGCAGTTGGTGCAGGCCTCGGCGATCGGTTTTGCCGTGTCGGCCGCCTTCGGCGACTACGGCACGCTGATCGGCAGCGCCCCGGTGCTGCTGGCCACGCTCGGCTACTCGCGCGATGCCGAGCGCGAGGCCGACGCCGAAGCGGTGCGGCTGATGCGCGCCGCCGGCATCTCGCCGCGCGTGATGATCGGCTTCTTCGAGGCCGTCGAGCGCTGGCGCGCCGGGCAGAAGCGCGCCGGGCTGGACGATGACGTCATCGGCCTGGCCTTCTCCTCGCACCCGGCCACGGCCGAGCGCATCGCCTTCTTCCGCGAGGCAGCGGCCAACTGA